From one Cyprinus carpio isolate SPL01 chromosome B3, ASM1834038v1, whole genome shotgun sequence genomic stretch:
- the zwi gene encoding zwilling yields the protein MGNTSITEGKTALSVGGSSIARGKTSITMGKSSITRGVTTTSMGDSTITRGKTTISLGRASFSRGKTTTSIRKALMPKRRTK from the coding sequence ATGGGGAACACCAGTATTACGGAAGGGAAGACTGCCCTGTCTGTGGGCGGCTCTTCAATAGCCAGGGGCAAGACTTCCATCACCATGGGCAAGTCCTCAATCACCCGTGGGGTCACCACTACCTCTATGGGCGACTCTACCATAACCAGAGGCAAGACCACCATCTCCCTGGGCAGAGCCAGCTTCAGCCGAGGCAAAACTACAACCTCCATCCGCAAGGCCCTCATGCCCAAGCGCCGGACCAAGTAG
- the rundc3aa gene encoding RUN domain-containing protein 3A, which produces MAMGLTSKKSSSRNIGVERKNLITVCRFSVKTLLEKYTAEPIDDSSEEFINFAAILEHILSHRFKGPGGWFSSDGQRSFWDYIRPANTKIISSCFTSKALSAAVYSLVILQGRAWIRVALMEKRLSEYVATALRDTRTTRRFYDDGAIMLREEATVLTGMLIGLSTIDFSFCLKGEVLDGKTPAVIDYTPYLKFTQSYDYLSDEEDRRSVDSSASDESVAEHPYIPLVTDEETWSNKCRKMEQRFKIIHAQKGYLEELVRLRESQLKNVETENKRLDAKLEELQVQSQQEKKELEAIILELQAQLTGIIPCESSHLVQGLSIPLINQWTTAQAANNQGNVKLFRRRSFHSLDLSVDVSLNSDSQKEDSNQNGDSAWSAAKDNTPSMLGLCGSLASLPSCKSLASLKSSEYLVNISTEPSPALSPS; this is translated from the exons gttCTCTGTGAAGACGTTGTTGGAAAAGTACACTGCAGAGCCTATCGATGACTCATCGGAGGAGTTCATCAACTTTGCAGCAATTTTGGAGCACATCCTCAGTCATCGTTTCAAAG gtCCAGGTGGTTGGTTCAGTTCAGATGGCCAAAGGAGTTTCTGGGACTATATCCGTCCAgcaaacaccaaaa TTATTTCATCCTGCTTCACTAGCAAAGCTTTATCTGCAGCTGTTTACTCTCTCGTTATCCTACAGGGACGAGCCTGGATTCGTGTAGCTTTGATGGAAAAGCGTTTGTCTGAATATGTAGCCACTGCATTGAGAGACACTCGGACAACCAG GAGATTTTATGATGATGGTGCCATAATGCTCAGGGAGGAGGCTACTGTTCTGACAGGGATGCTAATTGGACTCAGTACCATTGACTTCAG TTTCTGTCTAAAAGGAGAAGTTTTGGATGGAAAGACACCTGCAGTGATTGACTACACACCTTACCTAAAGTTCACCCAGAG CTATGACTACCTGAGTGATGAAGAAGACCGCCGCAGTGTGGACAGCAGTGCCAGTGATGAGAGTGTAGCTGAGCATCCTTACATTCCTTTGGTCACAGACGAAGAGACCTGGAGCAACAAATGCCGAAAGATGGAGCAAAGATTCAAAATCATCCATGCCCAAAAG GGATATTTAGAGGAATTGGTCCGCTTGAGGGAATCCCAGCTGAAAAATGTAGAAACCGAGAACAAGCGGCTTGATGCTAAACTAGAGGAACTACAGGTCCAGAGTCAACAGGAGAAGAAGGAACTGGAGGCCATTATACTGGAGCTTCAAGCTCAACT CACTGGCATCATTCCTTGTGAGTCCTCTCATTTGGTACAAGGACTGTCTATTCCACTCATTAACCAATGGACAACTGCACAAGCCGCCAACAACCAAGGAAATGTAAAGCTGTTCCGTCG GAGAAGTTTTCACAGTTTGGACCTCTCAGTTGATGTGAGTTTGAACTCTGACTCTCAGAAGGAAGACAGCAATCAGAATGGAGACTCAGCGTGGTCAGCAG cTAAAGACAACACTCCCTCAATGCTCGGTCTATGTGGTTCTTTGGCTTCTCTACCCAGCTGTAAGTCACTGGCAAGTCTCAAGTCCAGTGAGTATTTGGTCAACATCAGCACAGAGCCAAGTCCTGCCCTGTCTCCCAGCTAG